Proteins co-encoded in one Paraburkholderia edwinii genomic window:
- the recD gene encoding exodeoxyribonuclease V subunit alpha: MLDVLDEWVERGWLRPLDAAFARFLSREASSGVAPLLILAAALASHQLGRGHACLELQAALDDPTFVLSLPPDDAIDRMVDAPTHAPTDLLKGVTLEQWLEALDDAALVNSGAGNTPLVLIGTRLYLRRYWQYEQDVCAGIERRLHASLERAEALDIDAVRATLDVLFPPSNRGVAGQQAADWQKLACALAARSAFSIVTGGPGTGKTTTVVKLLALLQAIALSDSAARGAGSVGTVGVAATSDASGTTGRRVRPLRIKLAAPTGKAAARLNESIAGAVANLPIDRLANGVQVLDAIPKIVTTLHRVLGTRPDSRRFRHDASNPLPVDVLVIDEASMVDLEMMAAVLDALPSTARLVLLGDKDQLASVEAGAVLGELCERAARGHYTPQTREWLQSATGEHVDDAMIDENGTALDQAIAMLRESHRFSSASGIGELALRVNDGDAAGVERVLDEDRADLAMLTCSAGHDALFKALVVDGDVGGGDVAGASASATASASVLRHGYRHYLETMHKGQPARDADPAALDRWAAEVLEAHDAFQLLCAVRRGPWGVDGLNKRIARLLHEEGLIDARGEWYAGRPVLVTRNDYELGLMNGDIGITLSYPGSADGRGAMRVAFPAADGSGEIKWVLPSRLQAVETVFALTVHKSQGSEFVHAALVLPDRFSPILTRELVYTGVTRARAYLTLAVPEGKAVLEEAVTAKVQRASGLLAGFGGGA; encoded by the coding sequence ATGCTTGACGTGCTCGACGAATGGGTCGAGCGCGGTTGGCTGCGCCCGCTCGATGCGGCATTTGCGCGATTTCTTTCTCGTGAGGCGTCGTCGGGTGTTGCGCCGCTGCTGATTCTTGCTGCGGCGCTCGCGAGCCATCAGCTCGGACGCGGTCACGCGTGCCTCGAATTGCAGGCGGCGCTCGACGATCCAACCTTTGTGCTGTCGCTGCCGCCTGACGATGCGATTGATCGCATGGTCGATGCGCCGACGCATGCGCCTACTGATCTGCTTAAGGGCGTGACGCTCGAGCAGTGGCTCGAAGCGCTCGATGATGCCGCGCTTGTGAATTCGGGTGCGGGGAATACGCCGCTGGTTTTAATCGGTACGCGGCTTTATCTGCGGCGGTATTGGCAATACGAGCAGGATGTTTGTGCGGGGATCGAGCGGCGATTGCATGCGTCGCTCGAGCGCGCGGAAGCGCTCGATATCGATGCGGTGCGCGCTACGCTTGATGTGCTGTTTCCGCCTTCCAACCGCGGCGTGGCGGGACAGCAGGCAGCCGACTGGCAGAAGCTCGCTTGTGCGCTGGCTGCGCGTAGTGCGTTCAGCATCGTGACCGGTGGGCCTGGGACGGGGAAGACGACGACTGTCGTTAAGTTGCTGGCTTTGCTGCAGGCGATTGCGTTGAGCGACAGCGCTGCTCGTGGAGCTGGTAGCGTTGGTACTGTTGGCGTGGCTGCCACTTCCGACGCTTCTGGTACTACTGGACGCCGCGTCCGGCCGCTGAGGATCAAGCTTGCCGCGCCGACCGGAAAGGCCGCTGCACGGCTTAACGAATCGATCGCGGGCGCGGTGGCGAATTTGCCCATCGACCGCCTTGCGAATGGCGTGCAAGTGTTAGACGCCATTCCGAAGATCGTGACCACACTGCATCGCGTGCTTGGCACACGCCCCGACAGCCGTCGCTTTCGACACGACGCGAGCAATCCGCTGCCCGTCGACGTGCTCGTAATCGACGAAGCGTCGATGGTCGATCTGGAGATGATGGCCGCGGTACTCGATGCGTTGCCGTCGACGGCGCGGCTCGTTCTGCTCGGCGATAAGGATCAGTTGGCGTCCGTCGAGGCGGGCGCCGTGCTCGGCGAGTTGTGCGAACGCGCGGCTCGCGGGCACTACACGCCGCAGACGCGCGAGTGGTTGCAATCGGCGACGGGTGAGCATGTCGACGACGCGATGATCGATGAGAACGGGACCGCGCTCGATCAGGCGATTGCGATGCTGCGCGAAAGTCATCGGTTCTCGTCGGCGAGCGGGATTGGGGAGCTGGCGCTGCGCGTGAATGACGGGGATGCGGCGGGGGTTGAGCGCGTGCTCGATGAAGACCGTGCCGACCTTGCGATGCTGACTTGCTCGGCGGGACATGATGCGCTGTTTAAGGCGCTGGTGGTCGATGGGGATGTAGGTGGGGGTGACGTCGCGGGTGCTTCAGCGTCAGCGACTGCGTCTGCGTCGGTGCTTCGACATGGTTATCGGCACTATCTCGAGACGATGCATAAGGGGCAGCCCGCTCGGGATGCCGATCCTGCAGCATTGGACAGATGGGCCGCTGAAGTGCTCGAGGCTCACGATGCGTTCCAGTTGTTGTGCGCAGTGCGGCGCGGGCCATGGGGTGTCGATGGGCTCAATAAGCGTATTGCACGGTTGCTGCACGAAGAAGGTCTGATCGACGCGCGCGGCGAGTGGTATGCGGGGCGGCCGGTGCTTGTCACGCGCAACGACTACGAGCTCGGGCTGATGAATGGCGATATCGGCATCACGCTTTCTTATCCGGGCAGCGCCGATGGACGCGGCGCGATGCGCGTCGCGTTTCCGGCCGCGGATGGGTCGGGTGAAATCAAGTGGGTGTTGCCGAGTCGTTTGCAGGCTGTGGAGACTGTGTTTGCGTTGACCGTGCACAAGTCGCAAGGGTCGGAGTTTGTGCATGCGGCACTGGTGTTGCCGGATCGATTTAGTCCGATTTTGACGCGGGAGCTGGTTTATACAGGAGTGACGCGAGCTCGTGCTTACTTGACGCTAGCGGTGCCTGAAGGGAAGGCCGTGCTTGAGGAAGCGGTGACGGCCAAGGTGCAGCGGGCGAGTGGATTGTTGGCGGGGTTTGGTGGCGGAGCTTGA
- a CDS encoding HigA family addiction module antitoxin, which produces MVKNGMRAVHPGEVLREEFLVPLEMSVNALSLALSVPSTRLHEIVNERRGITADTAYRLARYFDTTPEFWLNLQIAYDLKTLPTRAEIDRKVEPRESAGA; this is translated from the coding sequence ATGGTCAAGAACGGAATGCGCGCAGTCCACCCGGGCGAAGTCCTGCGGGAGGAGTTCCTCGTCCCGCTGGAAATGAGCGTGAATGCGCTATCGCTGGCGCTGAGCGTGCCCTCCACGCGGCTGCACGAAATCGTGAACGAGCGGCGTGGCATCACGGCCGATACCGCCTATCGGCTCGCTCGCTATTTCGACACAACGCCCGAATTCTGGCTGAACCTCCAGATCGCCTATGACCTGAAGACGCTGCCGACGCGCGCAGAGATCGACCGCAAGGTGGAGCCGCGCGAATCGGCGGGCGCCTGA
- a CDS encoding type II toxin-antitoxin system RelE/ParE family toxin, with translation MIESFRCKDTEALYKGESPKRFRSIESVAVRKLQMLEAAHELKDLRAPPGNRLEPLHGNRTNRHSIRINGQWRICFVWTSDGATEVEIIDYH, from the coding sequence ATGATCGAATCGTTTCGATGCAAAGATACCGAAGCCCTTTACAAGGGCGAGTCGCCGAAGCGGTTCCGGTCGATTGAGTCCGTTGCCGTGCGCAAGCTTCAGATGCTCGAAGCGGCCCATGAGCTAAAAGACTTGCGCGCACCGCCAGGCAACAGGCTCGAGCCGCTGCACGGAAATCGGACGAATCGGCACAGCATCCGTATCAACGGGCAATGGCGCATCTGTTTCGTCTGGACGAGCGACGGTGCGACTGAGGTCGAAATTATCGACTACCACTGA
- a CDS encoding KTSC domain-containing protein has product MEMILVRSRAIRAVGYDPSTMHMRIRFKQGDAYDFCGVPAHIYQGLMDASSKGTYYNDHIRDKYPC; this is encoded by the coding sequence ATGGAGATGATCCTGGTGAGATCGAGAGCGATTCGCGCGGTTGGTTACGATCCCAGTACGATGCACATGCGGATTCGCTTTAAACAAGGAGATGCCTATGATTTTTGCGGGGTTCCTGCTCACATCTATCAAGGGCTAATGGACGCGTCGTCGAAGGGCACTTACTACAACGATCACATCAGGGACAAATATCCCTGCTAG
- a CDS encoding zinc-finger-containing protein, producing the protein MRVGRPVKALPQPHCDYCDARAQLAQFGDADYPYRDDHGAVWICTSCAAWIGVRPRSKHNVPLGRLADAPLREAKSRLHDMLEPLAEAKSRRDKVSVFEARAKAVRWVAQELGFDPVPSSLHAFTLSQCEQALRYVEAWKAHRGAG; encoded by the coding sequence GTGCGAGTCGGCCGCCCCGTCAAAGCTCTCCCCCAACCGCATTGCGACTATTGCGACGCGCGTGCGCAGCTCGCGCAATTCGGCGACGCGGACTACCCGTACCGCGACGACCACGGTGCAGTATGGATTTGCACGTCGTGCGCAGCCTGGATCGGCGTGCGGCCGCGCAGCAAGCATAATGTGCCGCTCGGCCGCCTCGCCGATGCGCCGTTACGAGAAGCAAAAAGCCGCCTGCACGATATGCTTGAACCGCTAGCGGAAGCGAAGTCGCGGCGCGATAAGGTCAGCGTTTTCGAAGCGCGCGCTAAGGCCGTTCGATGGGTTGCACAGGAGCTTGGATTCGATCCGGTGCCGTCGAGTCTCCATGCTTTCACGCTCAGTCAGTGTGAGCAGGCGCTGCGTTATGTGGAAGCGTGGAAGGCGCATCGGGGCGCTGGTTAG